The Papio anubis isolate 15944 chromosome 1, Panubis1.0, whole genome shotgun sequence genome window below encodes:
- the DAP3 gene encoding 28S ribosomal protein S29, mitochondrial isoform X1 → MMLKGITRLISRIHKLDPGRFLHMGTQASQSIAAHLDNQVPVESPRAISRTIENDPAKHGDQHEGQHYNISPQDLKTVFPHGLPPRFAMQVKTLSEACLMVRKPALELLHYLKNTNFAYPAVRYLLYGEKGTGKTLSLCHVIHFCAKQDWLILHIPDAHLWVKNCQDLLQSNYNKQRFDQPLEASTWLKNFKTTNERFLNQIKVQEKYVWNKRESTEKGSPLGEVVEQGITRVRNATDAVGIVLKELKRQSSLGIFHLLVAVDGINALWGRTTLKREDKSPIAPEELALVHNLRKMTKNDWHGGAIVSTLSQTGSLFKPQKAYLPQELLGKEGFDALDPFIPILVSNYNPKEFESCIQYYLENNWLQHEKAPTEEGKKELLFLSNANPSLLERHCAYL, encoded by the exons TTGGACCCTGGGCGTTTTTTACACATGGGGACCCAGGCAAGCCAAAGCATTGCTGCTCACCTAGATAACCAGGTTCCAGTTGAGAGTCCCAGAGCTATTTCCCGCACCATTGAGAATGACCCG GCCAAGCATGGGGATCAGCACGAGGGTCAGCACTACAACATCTCCCCCCAGGATTTGAAGACTGTATTTCCCCATGGCCTTCCTCCTCGCTTTGCGATGCAG GTGAAGACACTCAGTGAAGCTTGCCTGATGGTAAGGAAACCAGCCCTAGAACTTCTGCATTACCTGAAAAACACCAATTTTGCTTATCCGGCTGTACGATATCTTCTGT ATGGAGAGAAGGGAACAGGAAAAACCCTCAGTCTCTGCCATGTTATTCATTTCTGTGCAAAACAGGACTGGCTGATACTACATATTCCAGATG ctcatcttTGGGTGAAAAATTGTCAGGATCTTCTGCAGTCCAACTACAACAAACAGCGCTTTGATCAACCTTTAGAGGCTTCAACCTGGCTGAAGAATTTCAAAACTACAAATGAGCGCTTCTTGAACCAG ATAAAAGTTCAAGAGAAGTATGTCTGGAATAAGAGAGAAAGCACTGAGAAAGGCAGTCCTCTGGGAGAAGTGGTTGAACAG GGCATCACACGGGTGAGGAACGCCACAGATGCAGTTGGAATTGTGCTGAAAGAGCTAAAGAGGCAAAGTTCTTTGGGTATTTTTCACCTCCTGGTGGCCGTGGATGGAATCAATGCTCTTTGGGGAAGAACCACCctgaaaagagaagataaaagccCG ATTGCCCCAGAGGAATTAGCACTTGTTCACAACTTAAGGAAAATGACGAAAAATGATTGG CATGGTGGTGCCATTGTGTCGACTTTGAGCCAGACTGGGTCTCTCTTTAAGCCCCAGAAAGCCTATCTGCCCCAGGAGTTGCTGGGAAAG GAAGGATTTGATGCCCTGGATCCCTTTATTCCCATCCTGGTTTCCAACTATAACCCAAAGGAATTTGAAAGTTGTATTCAGTATTATTTGGAAAACAATTGGCTTCAACATGAGAAAG CTCCtacagaagaagggaaaaaagagctGCTGTTCCTAAGTAACGCGAACCCCTCGCTGCTGGAGCGGCACTGTGCCTACCTCTAA
- the DAP3 gene encoding 28S ribosomal protein S29, mitochondrial isoform X5 — protein sequence MMLKGITRLISRIHKLDPGRFLHMGTQASQSIAAHLDNQVPVESPRAISRTIENDPVKTLSEACLMVRKPALELLHYLKNTNFAYPAVRYLLYGEKGTGKTLSLCHVIHFCAKQDWLILHIPDAHLWVKNCQDLLQSNYNKQRFDQPLEASTWLKNFKTTNERFLNQIKVQEKYVWNKRESTEKGSPLGEVVEQGITRVRNATDAVGIVLKELKRQSSLGIFHLLVAVDGINALWGRTTLKREDKSPIAPEELALVHNLRKMTKNDWHGGAIVSTLSQTGSLFKPQKAYLPQELLGKEGFDALDPFIPILVSNYNPKEFESCIQYYLENNWLQHEKAPTEEGKKELLFLSNANPSLLERHCAYL from the exons TTGGACCCTGGGCGTTTTTTACACATGGGGACCCAGGCAAGCCAAAGCATTGCTGCTCACCTAGATAACCAGGTTCCAGTTGAGAGTCCCAGAGCTATTTCCCGCACCATTGAGAATGACCCG GTGAAGACACTCAGTGAAGCTTGCCTGATGGTAAGGAAACCAGCCCTAGAACTTCTGCATTACCTGAAAAACACCAATTTTGCTTATCCGGCTGTACGATATCTTCTGT ATGGAGAGAAGGGAACAGGAAAAACCCTCAGTCTCTGCCATGTTATTCATTTCTGTGCAAAACAGGACTGGCTGATACTACATATTCCAGATG ctcatcttTGGGTGAAAAATTGTCAGGATCTTCTGCAGTCCAACTACAACAAACAGCGCTTTGATCAACCTTTAGAGGCTTCAACCTGGCTGAAGAATTTCAAAACTACAAATGAGCGCTTCTTGAACCAG ATAAAAGTTCAAGAGAAGTATGTCTGGAATAAGAGAGAAAGCACTGAGAAAGGCAGTCCTCTGGGAGAAGTGGTTGAACAG GGCATCACACGGGTGAGGAACGCCACAGATGCAGTTGGAATTGTGCTGAAAGAGCTAAAGAGGCAAAGTTCTTTGGGTATTTTTCACCTCCTGGTGGCCGTGGATGGAATCAATGCTCTTTGGGGAAGAACCACCctgaaaagagaagataaaagccCG ATTGCCCCAGAGGAATTAGCACTTGTTCACAACTTAAGGAAAATGACGAAAAATGATTGG CATGGTGGTGCCATTGTGTCGACTTTGAGCCAGACTGGGTCTCTCTTTAAGCCCCAGAAAGCCTATCTGCCCCAGGAGTTGCTGGGAAAG GAAGGATTTGATGCCCTGGATCCCTTTATTCCCATCCTGGTTTCCAACTATAACCCAAAGGAATTTGAAAGTTGTATTCAGTATTATTTGGAAAACAATTGGCTTCAACATGAGAAAG CTCCtacagaagaagggaaaaaagagctGCTGTTCCTAAGTAACGCGAACCCCTCGCTGCTGGAGCGGCACTGTGCCTACCTCTAA
- the DAP3 gene encoding 28S ribosomal protein S29, mitochondrial isoform X6 has product MTRAFYAVAGRALWSRPLAVCVSRLVWRSSPRLTLDPGRFLHMGTQASQSIAAHLDNQVPVESPRAISRTIENDPAKHGDQHEGQHYNISPQDLKTVFPHGLPPRFAMQVKTLSEACLMVRKPALELLHYLKNTNFAYPAVRYLLYGEKGTGKTLSLCHVIHFCAKQDWLILHIPDAHLWVKNCQDLLQSNYNKQRFDQPLEASTWLKNFKTTNERFLNQIKVQEKYVWNKRESTEKGSPLGEVVEQGITRVRNATDAVGIVLKELKRQSSLGIFHLLVAVDGINALWGRTTLKREDKSPIAPEELALVHNLRKMTKNDWHGGAIVSTLSQTGSLFKPQKAYLPQELLGKEGFDALDPFIPILVSNYNPKEFESCIQYYLENNWLQHEKAPTEEGKKELLFLSNANPSLLERHCAYL; this is encoded by the exons TTGGACCCTGGGCGTTTTTTACACATGGGGACCCAGGCAAGCCAAAGCATTGCTGCTCACCTAGATAACCAGGTTCCAGTTGAGAGTCCCAGAGCTATTTCCCGCACCATTGAGAATGACCCG GCCAAGCATGGGGATCAGCACGAGGGTCAGCACTACAACATCTCCCCCCAGGATTTGAAGACTGTATTTCCCCATGGCCTTCCTCCTCGCTTTGCGATGCAG GTGAAGACACTCAGTGAAGCTTGCCTGATGGTAAGGAAACCAGCCCTAGAACTTCTGCATTACCTGAAAAACACCAATTTTGCTTATCCGGCTGTACGATATCTTCTGT ATGGAGAGAAGGGAACAGGAAAAACCCTCAGTCTCTGCCATGTTATTCATTTCTGTGCAAAACAGGACTGGCTGATACTACATATTCCAGATG ctcatcttTGGGTGAAAAATTGTCAGGATCTTCTGCAGTCCAACTACAACAAACAGCGCTTTGATCAACCTTTAGAGGCTTCAACCTGGCTGAAGAATTTCAAAACTACAAATGAGCGCTTCTTGAACCAG ATAAAAGTTCAAGAGAAGTATGTCTGGAATAAGAGAGAAAGCACTGAGAAAGGCAGTCCTCTGGGAGAAGTGGTTGAACAG GGCATCACACGGGTGAGGAACGCCACAGATGCAGTTGGAATTGTGCTGAAAGAGCTAAAGAGGCAAAGTTCTTTGGGTATTTTTCACCTCCTGGTGGCCGTGGATGGAATCAATGCTCTTTGGGGAAGAACCACCctgaaaagagaagataaaagccCG ATTGCCCCAGAGGAATTAGCACTTGTTCACAACTTAAGGAAAATGACGAAAAATGATTGG CATGGTGGTGCCATTGTGTCGACTTTGAGCCAGACTGGGTCTCTCTTTAAGCCCCAGAAAGCCTATCTGCCCCAGGAGTTGCTGGGAAAG GAAGGATTTGATGCCCTGGATCCCTTTATTCCCATCCTGGTTTCCAACTATAACCCAAAGGAATTTGAAAGTTGTATTCAGTATTATTTGGAAAACAATTGGCTTCAACATGAGAAAG CTCCtacagaagaagggaaaaaagagctGCTGTTCCTAAGTAACGCGAACCCCTCGCTGCTGGAGCGGCACTGTGCCTACCTCTAA
- the DAP3 gene encoding 28S ribosomal protein S29, mitochondrial isoform X4, translated as MMLKGITRLISRIHKLDPGRFLHMGTQASQSIAAHLDNQVPVESPRAISRTIENDPAKHGDQHEGQHYNISPQDLKTVFPHGLPPRFAMQVKTLSEACLMVRKPALELLHYLKNTNFAYPAVRYLLYGEKGTGKTLSLCHVIHFCAKQDWLILHIPDAHLWVKNCQDLLQSNYNKQRFDQPLEASTWLKNFKTTNERFLNQIKVQEKYVWNKRESTEKGSPLGEVVEQGITRVRNATDAVGIVLKELKRQSSLGIFHLLVAVDGINALWGRTTLKREDKSPIAPEELALVHNLRKMTKNDWEGFDALDPFIPILVSNYNPKEFESCIQYYLENNWLQHEKAPTEEGKKELLFLSNANPSLLERHCAYL; from the exons TTGGACCCTGGGCGTTTTTTACACATGGGGACCCAGGCAAGCCAAAGCATTGCTGCTCACCTAGATAACCAGGTTCCAGTTGAGAGTCCCAGAGCTATTTCCCGCACCATTGAGAATGACCCG GCCAAGCATGGGGATCAGCACGAGGGTCAGCACTACAACATCTCCCCCCAGGATTTGAAGACTGTATTTCCCCATGGCCTTCCTCCTCGCTTTGCGATGCAG GTGAAGACACTCAGTGAAGCTTGCCTGATGGTAAGGAAACCAGCCCTAGAACTTCTGCATTACCTGAAAAACACCAATTTTGCTTATCCGGCTGTACGATATCTTCTGT ATGGAGAGAAGGGAACAGGAAAAACCCTCAGTCTCTGCCATGTTATTCATTTCTGTGCAAAACAGGACTGGCTGATACTACATATTCCAGATG ctcatcttTGGGTGAAAAATTGTCAGGATCTTCTGCAGTCCAACTACAACAAACAGCGCTTTGATCAACCTTTAGAGGCTTCAACCTGGCTGAAGAATTTCAAAACTACAAATGAGCGCTTCTTGAACCAG ATAAAAGTTCAAGAGAAGTATGTCTGGAATAAGAGAGAAAGCACTGAGAAAGGCAGTCCTCTGGGAGAAGTGGTTGAACAG GGCATCACACGGGTGAGGAACGCCACAGATGCAGTTGGAATTGTGCTGAAAGAGCTAAAGAGGCAAAGTTCTTTGGGTATTTTTCACCTCCTGGTGGCCGTGGATGGAATCAATGCTCTTTGGGGAAGAACCACCctgaaaagagaagataaaagccCG ATTGCCCCAGAGGAATTAGCACTTGTTCACAACTTAAGGAAAATGACGAAAAATGATTGG GAAGGATTTGATGCCCTGGATCCCTTTATTCCCATCCTGGTTTCCAACTATAACCCAAAGGAATTTGAAAGTTGTATTCAGTATTATTTGGAAAACAATTGGCTTCAACATGAGAAAG CTCCtacagaagaagggaaaaaagagctGCTGTTCCTAAGTAACGCGAACCCCTCGCTGCTGGAGCGGCACTGTGCCTACCTCTAA
- the DAP3 gene encoding 28S ribosomal protein S29, mitochondrial isoform X3, whose protein sequence is MMLKGITRLISRIHKLDPGRFLHMGTQASQSIAAHLDNQVPVESPRAISRTIENDPAKHGDQHEGQHYNISPQDLKTVFPHGLPPRFAMQVKTLSEACLMVRKPALELLHYLKNTNFAYPAVRYLLYGEKGTGKTLSLCHVIHFCAKQDWLILHIPDAHLWVKNCQDLLQSNYNKQRFDQPLEASTWLKNFKTTNERFLNQGITRVRNATDAVGIVLKELKRQSSLGIFHLLVAVDGINALWGRTTLKREDKSPIAPEELALVHNLRKMTKNDWHGGAIVSTLSQTGSLFKPQKAYLPQELLGKEGFDALDPFIPILVSNYNPKEFESCIQYYLENNWLQHEKAPTEEGKKELLFLSNANPSLLERHCAYL, encoded by the exons TTGGACCCTGGGCGTTTTTTACACATGGGGACCCAGGCAAGCCAAAGCATTGCTGCTCACCTAGATAACCAGGTTCCAGTTGAGAGTCCCAGAGCTATTTCCCGCACCATTGAGAATGACCCG GCCAAGCATGGGGATCAGCACGAGGGTCAGCACTACAACATCTCCCCCCAGGATTTGAAGACTGTATTTCCCCATGGCCTTCCTCCTCGCTTTGCGATGCAG GTGAAGACACTCAGTGAAGCTTGCCTGATGGTAAGGAAACCAGCCCTAGAACTTCTGCATTACCTGAAAAACACCAATTTTGCTTATCCGGCTGTACGATATCTTCTGT ATGGAGAGAAGGGAACAGGAAAAACCCTCAGTCTCTGCCATGTTATTCATTTCTGTGCAAAACAGGACTGGCTGATACTACATATTCCAGATG ctcatcttTGGGTGAAAAATTGTCAGGATCTTCTGCAGTCCAACTACAACAAACAGCGCTTTGATCAACCTTTAGAGGCTTCAACCTGGCTGAAGAATTTCAAAACTACAAATGAGCGCTTCTTGAACCAG GGCATCACACGGGTGAGGAACGCCACAGATGCAGTTGGAATTGTGCTGAAAGAGCTAAAGAGGCAAAGTTCTTTGGGTATTTTTCACCTCCTGGTGGCCGTGGATGGAATCAATGCTCTTTGGGGAAGAACCACCctgaaaagagaagataaaagccCG ATTGCCCCAGAGGAATTAGCACTTGTTCACAACTTAAGGAAAATGACGAAAAATGATTGG CATGGTGGTGCCATTGTGTCGACTTTGAGCCAGACTGGGTCTCTCTTTAAGCCCCAGAAAGCCTATCTGCCCCAGGAGTTGCTGGGAAAG GAAGGATTTGATGCCCTGGATCCCTTTATTCCCATCCTGGTTTCCAACTATAACCCAAAGGAATTTGAAAGTTGTATTCAGTATTATTTGGAAAACAATTGGCTTCAACATGAGAAAG CTCCtacagaagaagggaaaaaagagctGCTGTTCCTAAGTAACGCGAACCCCTCGCTGCTGGAGCGGCACTGTGCCTACCTCTAA